From Bacillus oleivorans:
TGGCATAGGACTCGGATAGTCCAGAGCTCCTGTTCCCCCGGTAAAAATATCATTAAAAGCTTTGGAGAGCTTGTCAAACTTACTCGCATCTACTGTACTCATAGAAAATAGCACAATAAAAACAGCTAATAAAAGAGTTAATAAGTCTGCGTATGGTAAAAGCCATGCTTCATCAACATGTTCTTCACTATTTTTCTTTTTGCTTTTACGCATTATCGTTCACGCCTTCTTTTAAGAGATTCTTCCTCTCGTCTTCTGGCAAAAATGACGCCAATTTTTGTTCTAGTAAACGAGGGTTTTCTCCCTCAAGGATGGAAAGAATGCCTTCGATGATCATTCTTTTTTGTTTCGCTTCCGCTTTTGATTTTTGCTTGAGTTTATTTGCAAATGGATGCCACAGCATGTATCCGGAGAATATTCCCATTAAGGTAGCTACGAAAGCAGCACTTATCGAAGCTCCTAAAGCTACTGTATCCTCCATATGAGTAAGGGCTGCAATTAATCCTACAACCGCCCCAAGCACCCCTAAAGTTGGTGCATAAGTACCTGCCTGAGAAAAAATAGCTGCTCCGGAATGATGACGTTCCTCCATTGCTTCAATTTCTTCAGTCAGCACATCTCTAATATACTCAGCGTTTTGTCCGTCAACTGCAAGAGTCAGTCCATTTCTTAAAAAAGGATCATCTATATCGCTTGCCAATGTTTCAAGAGCAAGGAGTCCTTCTTTTCTTGCAACTTGCGCCATTTCTGAAAACTTTTGAATTAATTCAGTATCCGGAACAAGCTTTTGCTCTGTAAAAACAATTTTTAATAACTTAGGAACCCTTTTAATCTCTTTTGTAGGGAAGGCTATAATAACTGCAGCCGCTGTACCCAAAAAGATAATTAATAATGCGGCCGGATTAAGTAATACTCCAACTTCAACACCCTTCAGAGTCATTCCAAACCCGATCGCAATTACCGCTAATATCAGGCCAATTATTGAAGTTTTATCCATAAACTGCACCCATCCTCTGTATTCTTAGATTTTTTTATTTCACGCATTTACAGCAATGAGTGAGAAAAAATTCTCTACCATCTATATCGACTTCTATTCCCTCTTTCTTAATAGCTTTGGACAAAATAAAAGAGGCAAACTTTTGTTTTAAAGTTGCCTCTGCAGTAGAATCGTCTTATTACTTAACTTTCGCGGTCGTACAAAGCAAAGCGGATTGCTAAAGGACATTGGTTCCGTTATCTGTGACAAAATCGCAGGATTTCAAAATTAGCGGACACTGGTTCCTTTATTTGGACAAATACATGCAATATTTGCTTGATTCTCGGTAAATAACGGATCGTATGTCCTATAATTTACTAAAACAGGCATTTTTGTAAAAATAACGGATCGTATGTCCTCATGAGCAAATCATTAAGACAAATTCAATTGAGCCCGCTGATCATTCTTAACGTATTCAACCTGTAAAAATCGAATTATTTATCTTTATTTGAAAAGAGTTTATTCTCAATTTTACTTTCATAATTTTTAAAAAGAGCACTATTTGTTTTTATACCTCTTTTAGCCTGCATTTGATTCCAGCGGAGAAGCTTTTCGTTTAACTTTTGCTGATGCTGTTTTCTCTCTTCCTCATCCTGGCTATTTTTAATCAGATCTTCAATCGTCATTACTTCTGCTTTTAGCTGATTTTCTTCTACTGAAAAACCTGCATTCTTCATTATGCGGTACGCCATTCTCAAATCAGGAGGAATATGTTCTAAATCATCCTTTGGAAGTGGCTTCCCTTTCCCTGGCAGTTGATCAAATGCGCCCTCTCTATATGCTTTTTTTATAAGGTCTTCCGTTATAAAATCAAAACGATCCATTACTTGATCACCTCAGGTGGTTTTTGGCCTTACAATTCTATTGTAGCATTTCATTTTAATTCCATTTCCGAATTTTCTGTGAAATATTTGAATTTGCCTGTTTTATTCAAATTTTTCCCTTTCCAATTTCAGGGGAGTGCTATTTTTATAATATGTGTTACAATAATTTGTCGGGAAAGAAATATATTGTTCCCAAAAGCAGTTCGCGATATCCTGCTTTATCAAAACTAAGGAGGCAATTTATTATGAAAAACTCTTGGATTCCGCAATCCGGACCAATGCCGAGACCAAAGAGTGTCGAGGAAGGACGCGAAGCTCTAAAAGAAGAAGCTTTCGACAGTCCGAATGTTAGTAATATAACCTTTAGAGCATTAGAATTTACAGCCGTTTGTCCGAAAACAGGCCAGCCAGATTTTGGTCAGGTTGAAATCTCTTATACGCCTGATCAAAAATGTATTGAGTCTAAATCATTAAAATTTTATTTGTGGTCTTACCGTGACGAAGGTGCATTTTGTGAAACATTAGCGGCTCGTATTGCTGATGATATCGTCTATGCGATTGATCCAAAGCGTGTAGAAGTGACGATTTTCCAATCTCCGCGTGGCGGAATTGAATTAAAAGCAACAGCAATAAGAGAGAAAAACAATGATTAATCAGCCAAAAGATCAGCTTTTTACGCTGTACTCAGTCTTATTTGCGACATCATTAGTAGTGGCCAATGTAACGGCGACAAAGGTTGTTTCCTTTGGAGACACCTTTGTAATTCCTGCTGCTGTTGTCACCTACGCTTTTACTTTTCTATTAACAGATATCATTCATGAGCGTTATGGAAAAGAACAGGCACAGAAAACTGTCTTTTACGGCTTCATTGCTCAGCTGTTTGCAAGTGTGATGATTTTAATAGGGATGGTTTTGCCGGCAGCTCCTTTCGCGCAGTCGGCACAAGAAGCATACGAAGTGCTGCTTGGACCCAACCTTCGCAATATGATGGCAAGCCTAATTGCCTATTTGATATCACAAAATATAGACGTTCATTTGTTTTCTTTCCTAAAAAACAAATTCAATGGCAAGCACAAATGGATTCGAAATAATGTAAGTACGATTTCATCGCAATTTATTGATACTGCCGTCTTTATTACGATTGCCTTCGCGGGTCAGGTCCCTAGCCTTTGGGCGATGATTTGGTCACAATTTGCGATTAAATGTGTATTAGCTTTATTAGATACACCTTTATTTTATCTCCTAACGAGAAAAAATAAGACACAGGCTAATTCCACCACGGTCTCATCATAAATGTTTAACCCCATTCATGAATCGAACTGATTCATAAATGGGGTTTTTATTTGGGATGAATGGATGAAGCTTGGGTATTCTATGTGGTGAAAGGGGTGTTGATCGTGGGAAGAGGCAAAGCATTTGACCATAAGAAAAAAGGACATCCAGGTAAATTTCCTCAAAATAGCCTGGCAGAAAAACATAATACCGAAGCCCAAGAAGATGAAGAATTATTAGTAGTTCAGGAAGCATTTAAAAACCGGGTTGAAGACGACGAAGTTTAAATTGAGGGTGTCCCAAAAGTATATCTTTTAGGGGCACCCCTTTTTTTCATATCGTTCTTTTAACTTGTCCGTTGATTTCCGCTCCAGTCAACTCTCCTGAACCTTTAGAGAGCTTGAGACTTACTTCATTTTATCAACAGGGACATCAAACACATTCAACAAAAAGATGATCCATATCACAGATAGCCCCCATGCCCATATTGGCTTTTTATAATGAACCCTTAATATCGTAAACATAATCATGTTAAAGATTATTGACCAGATTATATTCCAGCCATTAAAATGTCTGATTAAATGTAAATAATGCA
This genomic window contains:
- the queF gene encoding preQ(1) synthase — its product is MKNSWIPQSGPMPRPKSVEEGREALKEEAFDSPNVSNITFRALEFTAVCPKTGQPDFGQVEISYTPDQKCIESKSLKFYLWSYRDEGAFCETLAARIADDIVYAIDPKRVEVTIFQSPRGGIELKATAIREKNND
- the motA gene encoding flagellar motor stator protein MotA, giving the protein MDKTSIIGLILAVIAIGFGMTLKGVEVGVLLNPAALLIIFLGTAAAVIIAFPTKEIKRVPKLLKIVFTEQKLVPDTELIQKFSEMAQVARKEGLLALETLASDIDDPFLRNGLTLAVDGQNAEYIRDVLTEEIEAMEERHHSGAAIFSQAGTYAPTLGVLGAVVGLIAALTHMEDTVALGASISAAFVATLMGIFSGYMLWHPFANKLKQKSKAEAKQKRMIIEGILSILEGENPRLLEQKLASFLPEDERKNLLKEGVNDNA
- a CDS encoding DUF1992 domain-containing protein: MDRFDFITEDLIKKAYREGAFDQLPGKGKPLPKDDLEHIPPDLRMAYRIMKNAGFSVEENQLKAEVMTIEDLIKNSQDEEERKQHQQKLNEKLLRWNQMQAKRGIKTNSALFKNYESKIENKLFSNKDK
- a CDS encoding queuosine precursor transporter; this translates as MINQPKDQLFTLYSVLFATSLVVANVTATKVVSFGDTFVIPAAVVTYAFTFLLTDIIHERYGKEQAQKTVFYGFIAQLFASVMILIGMVLPAAPFAQSAQEAYEVLLGPNLRNMMASLIAYLISQNIDVHLFSFLKNKFNGKHKWIRNNVSTISSQFIDTAVFITIAFAGQVPSLWAMIWSQFAIKCVLALLDTPLFYLLTRKNKTQANSTTVSS